From the genome of Amycolatopsis camponoti:
GAAGGCCGCGGTCACGTCCTCCTGCACCGAGACGTCGGCGACGGCGGTCCGCACCGAGGCACCGCGTGACTTCAGCGACACCGCGGCCTTCCGCAGCCGCGACTCGTCCCGCGCCACCAGCGACACGGTCGCGCCACGCGAAGCCAGCGCCGCCGCCGTCGCCAGCCCGATCCCGCTGGACCCGCCGGTGATCACCGCGTGCGCCCCGTGCAGGCCGGTCACGAAACCACCCCCGAACGCGAATGAGATTCACATACAACCATGTGGTGAACGCCACCGGGATAACAGCTATGTTTCGTCGTTGCTTAGGCGCTACAAGTAGTAGGGACGGCAGCGCAGGCGTCCGCACGAACAGCACGCCGAACAGCCGAATCCCTGGAGGTCCCTGTGCCGCCCGCCACCGGCCGCGCCACCGCCCGGTCCTGGCTCATCTGGCTCGCCGCCGTCACCGTCTACCTCCTCGCGGTCTTCCACCGCACCTCCTTCGGCGTCGCCGGGCTGCAGGCGGCCGAGCGCTTCGGCGTCGGCTCGGCCGCGCTCGGGACGTTCACCGTGCTGCAGGTCGGCGTGTACGCCGCGATGCAGATCCCGACCGGCGTCCTGGTCGACCGCTACGGCCCCCGCCGCGTCCTCACCGTCGCGGTGCTGGTCCTCGGCGCCGGCCAGCTCCTCCTCGGCGTCGCCCACTCCTACGGCCTCGGCCTAGTCGCCCGCGGCGTGCTCGGCCTCGGCGACGCGCTCACCTTCGTCAGCGTGCTGCGACTGGTCGCCGCCCACTTCCCGGGCCGCCAGTACGCGCTGCTGACGTCGTTCACCGCGGCCGTCGGCTACATCGGCAACCTCGCCGCCACCGTCCCGCTCTCGCTGGTGCTCGACAGCGCCGGCTGGACCCCGACCTTCCTCGCGGTCGGCGCGATCACCGTCCTGTACACCGTGGTCGTGACGCTCCGGGTCCGCGACGTCCCGGCCGGCGTCACCCAGCCCGCGCGCGAAGCCGTCCGCCCGCGCCAGCTCGCCCACCAGGTCGCCGAGGCGTGGCGGACGCCGGGGACGCGCCTGGGCTTCTGGGTCCACTTCAGCACGATGTTCGCCCCCAACGCCCTGACGCTGCTGTGGGGCGTGCCCTGGCTGGTGCAGGGCCAGGGTCAGTCGATGGCCACCGCGAGCGCGCTGCTCACCGTGTTCGTCTTCGGTTCGATGGCCGGCGGGCCGCTGCTCGGCGGCGTGATCGGCCGGCGCCCGTCGCTGCGGATGCCGCTGGTCGGCGGGTACATCGGCGGGGCCGTGCTGATCTGGGCGGTGCTGCTGAGCTGGCCCGGGCAGGTGCCGGTCGGGCTGCTGGTGCCCGCGTTCGCCTTCCTCGCCCTCGGCGGCCCGGCGTCGATGATCGGCTTCGCGCTCGCCCGCGACTACAACCCGCTCAGCCGGGTCGGCACGGCGACCGGCGTGGTCAACGTCGGCGGTTTCGTGGCGACGACCATCGCCGCGCTGCTCGTCGGCGTGCTCCTGCAGTGGACCGGCGGGAGCTTCCGGATCTCGCTGCTGGCGATCGTCGCGATCCTGGCGCTGGGCACCTCCCGGATGCTCGTGTGGTGGCGCCGGACGCGCGCCCACCTGTTCCTCGCCGAAGCCCGCGGCGAGGAACTGCCGGTGCGCATCACCCGCCGCCGCTGGGACGCCGCCTTGCCCGAGACGCCGATCGTGGCCGCCTGACCAGCGCTTGCAGGAGGTGCGGGGCCACGGCGAACCCGCGCCGCTCGTAGGCCGGCACGGCCCGCGGCGACGAGTGCACGGTGACCCGCTCCAGCCCGAGTTCCCCGGCCAGCCGCAGGACGGCCTCGATCAGCCGGCCGCCGAGGCCGCCGTCGCGGGCTTCCGGCACGACGTACACGCATTGCACGTCGCCGGCGGCCCGCGCGAACGCCGCGGGGGTCGGCACGCGCGGGGTGATCACCAGGAAGGCCATCCCGAGCACGGTTTCCCCGCGCACCAGGACGAGGCAGCGGTGCGTCGCCGCGTTTTCGGCCGCCCACGCGGCGAACTCGCGCACGAACACCGCCCGTCGCTCGTCGGGCAGGCCGTCCCGCTCGGCCACCCAGCGCCACCGGAGCCCGGCGACGGCTTCGAGCTCGGCGGGCCGGGCGGCCCGGACTTCGATCTCCGTCACGCCCCCATGGTGGCCCGGCCGAGCGGCCTGATCGAACCACGACCGGCGGCCGCTAGGGTTTGCCGCGTGTCGAGCCCCAAACCGCCCCGCCGTCCCGCCCCGCCGCCCGGTCTCGTGATCGTCGACAAGCCCGCCGGCATGACGTCGCACGACGTCGTCGCCCGCGCCCGCCGCATCATGGGCACCCGCAAGGTCGGGCACGCCGGCACGCTCGACCCGATGGCGACCGGCGTGCTGGTGCTCGGCATCGAGCGCGCCACCAAGCTGCTCGGCCACCTGGCGCTGGACCGCAAGACCTACCTGGCCACGCTCAGCCTCGGCAGCAGCACGACGACCGACGACGCCGAGGGCGAGATCCTCGGCACGGCCGAAACGAAGGACGTCACCGACGACGCCATCGCGAACGGCGTCGAGAAGCTGACCGGCGCCATCCAGCAGGTGCCCAGCGCGGTGAGCGCGGTCAAGATCGACGGCAAGCGCGCGTACGCCCGCGTCCGCGCCGGCGAGGACGTCGTCCTCCCGCCGCGCCCGGTCACCGTCTACCGCTTCGACGTCCTCGGCGTCCGCCACGAGGAGGACCACGTCGAGGTCGACGCCGTCGTCGAGTGCTCGTCGGGCACCTACGTCCGCGCGCTGGCCCGCGACCTCGGCGCGGACCTCGGCGTCGGCGGCCACCTGAAGGCGCTGAGGCGCACCACGGTCGGCCCCTTCA
Proteins encoded in this window:
- a CDS encoding MFS transporter, whose product is MPPATGRATARSWLIWLAAVTVYLLAVFHRTSFGVAGLQAAERFGVGSAALGTFTVLQVGVYAAMQIPTGVLVDRYGPRRVLTVAVLVLGAGQLLLGVAHSYGLGLVARGVLGLGDALTFVSVLRLVAAHFPGRQYALLTSFTAAVGYIGNLAATVPLSLVLDSAGWTPTFLAVGAITVLYTVVVTLRVRDVPAGVTQPAREAVRPRQLAHQVAEAWRTPGTRLGFWVHFSTMFAPNALTLLWGVPWLVQGQGQSMATASALLTVFVFGSMAGGPLLGGVIGRRPSLRMPLVGGYIGGAVLIWAVLLSWPGQVPVGLLVPAFAFLALGGPASMIGFALARDYNPLSRVGTATGVVNVGGFVATTIAALLVGVLLQWTGGSFRISLLAIVAILALGTSRMLVWWRRTRAHLFLAEARGEELPVRITRRRWDAALPETPIVAA
- a CDS encoding GNAT family N-acetyltransferase codes for the protein MTEIEVRAARPAELEAVAGLRWRWVAERDGLPDERRAVFVREFAAWAAENAATHRCLVLVRGETVLGMAFLVITPRVPTPAAFARAAGDVQCVYVVPEARDGGLGGRLIEAVLRLAGELGLERVTVHSSPRAVPAYERRGFAVAPHLLQALVRRPRSASRARRRPSGGG
- the truB gene encoding tRNA pseudouridine(55) synthase TruB, which encodes MSSPKPPRRPAPPPGLVIVDKPAGMTSHDVVARARRIMGTRKVGHAGTLDPMATGVLVLGIERATKLLGHLALDRKTYLATLSLGSSTTTDDAEGEILGTAETKDVTDDAIANGVEKLTGAIQQVPSAVSAVKIDGKRAYARVRAGEDVVLPPRPVTVYRFDVLGVRHEEDHVEVDAVVECSSGTYVRALARDLGADLGVGGHLKALRRTTVGPFTLAKAKTLDRLEETPELSLDLDAAVAAAFPRRDLDAASAKAVRHGQRIPAVGVEGTYGLFGPDGRVLALAADEEGVSRAVVVLLPA